One window of the Candidatus Chryseobacterium colombiense genome contains the following:
- a CDS encoding NAD(P)H-binding protein, translated as MSTKVLVLGAGGAIAQHAISFLQENKNIELTLFARHAEQLPQSGSDINLISGDVLNNEDLTNAIKGQDIVYANLAGDVDKMATAIAETMTQQGVKRLIFVTCLGVYDEVAGKFGEWNNRMIGSDLVRYGKATRNVEKSGLDYTVVRPSWLTDKDETDYETTQKGEPFLGTEVARKAVGAYIADVILHPEKDVKASVGINKPGVYGDKPAFY; from the coding sequence ATGAGTACAAAAGTTTTAGTATTGGGAGCTGGCGGTGCAATTGCACAACATGCAATCAGCTTCCTACAGGAAAATAAAAATATAGAATTAACATTATTCGCAAGACATGCGGAACAATTACCACAAAGCGGTTCTGATATTAACCTTATCAGCGGTGATGTTTTGAACAACGAAGACTTAACCAACGCTATCAAAGGTCAGGATATTGTGTATGCCAACCTTGCAGGAGATGTGGATAAAATGGCGACAGCCATCGCTGAAACAATGACACAGCAAGGCGTAAAACGTCTGATTTTCGTGACTTGTCTTGGCGTTTATGACGAGGTTGCAGGTAAGTTCGGGGAATGGAACAATCGTATGATAGGTTCTGATCTTGTACGTTACGGTAAGGCAACACGTAATGTAGAAAAATCAGGATTGGATTATACTGTAGTGCGTCCATCTTGGTTGACTGACAAAGACGAGACGGATTATGAAACCACTCAAAAAGGAGAACCTTTCTTAGGTACTGAAGTAGCAAGAAAAGCCGTAGGTGCTTACATTGCTGATGTTATTCTGCACCCTGAAAAAGACGTAAAAGCGAGTGTGGGTATTAATAAACCTGGCGTTTACGGAGATAAGCCTGCTTTTTATTAA
- a CDS encoding NAD-dependent epimerase/dehydratase family protein, whose product MKVIITGATGMVGEGVLQECIANPQIEKILLINRKPSGYAGTKVEEVLHGDFNDLSPIIEKIQGYDACYFCAGVSSVGMTEEDYTKFTYNLTVNFASAMATINPQMTFCYISGGGTDSTEQGRTMWARVKGKTENTLLKLPFKAVYNFRPAFMQPTKGAKNVKGFYKVINGLYPFLRLFSKPFFLTLEEVGKAMINVTANGYKKNILETKDILLLSKRK is encoded by the coding sequence ATGAAAGTAATCATCACAGGAGCAACAGGAATGGTTGGAGAAGGCGTTCTACAGGAATGTATTGCCAATCCCCAAATAGAAAAAATACTACTCATCAACCGTAAACCCAGCGGCTATGCAGGTACTAAAGTTGAGGAAGTGCTGCACGGAGATTTCAACGACCTTTCTCCAATTATAGAAAAAATACAGGGCTACGATGCCTGCTATTTTTGTGCAGGCGTTTCTTCCGTTGGAATGACTGAAGAAGACTATACAAAATTCACCTATAATCTTACCGTAAACTTTGCATCTGCTATGGCTACGATTAATCCCCAAATGACATTCTGTTATATATCAGGCGGCGGAACGGATAGTACAGAGCAAGGTCGCACCATGTGGGCAAGAGTAAAAGGAAAAACCGAGAATACTTTACTGAAATTGCCATTCAAAGCCGTTTATAATTTCAGACCAGCATTTATGCAGCCTACCAAAGGAGCAAAAAATGTAAAAGGTTTTTACAAGGTAATCAATGGATTATATCCTTTCCTGCGACTATTCAGTAAGCCATTTTTCCTGACGTTGGAAGAAGTAGGCAAGGCAATGATTAATGTTACCGCCAATGGCTACAAAAAAAACATTCTGGAAACCAAGGATATACTCCTGTTGAGCAAGAGAAAATAA
- a CDS encoding helix-turn-helix domain-containing protein — protein sequence MSNYSIEPFLFPNGNLNINTKSIAELLEDRPQIIEPHKLSFFALHLFEKGEGLHMVDFNKIEVKEKHILFVAQNQINQFFPPVNYGAKILIFTKEFFCLNQMHLGFFHNTCLFNDPAILPYFDLGNRYDDVLLLFNLIEAELKNCDNENQHIILNNHLFSLLLICENIFRPDSSNTVDISPRKILISKFKTFVNSNDLNKSLSVKQIASYLNVNVRTLEKAFKELEETTPYVWMNNRLILEIKRLLVYKTFSFL from the coding sequence ATGTCAAATTACAGCATTGAGCCATTTTTATTCCCTAACGGTAATTTGAATATTAATACCAAATCCATAGCGGAACTACTTGAAGACAGACCTCAAATTATAGAACCGCATAAATTATCATTTTTTGCATTGCATCTCTTCGAAAAAGGAGAAGGGTTGCATATGGTAGATTTTAATAAGATCGAAGTTAAAGAAAAGCATATACTTTTTGTAGCTCAAAATCAAATTAATCAATTTTTTCCTCCTGTCAATTATGGAGCGAAAATCTTAATCTTCACTAAAGAGTTTTTTTGTCTTAACCAAATGCATTTAGGTTTTTTTCACAATACTTGTTTGTTTAATGACCCTGCAATATTACCTTATTTTGATCTGGGTAACAGGTATGATGATGTTTTGCTTTTATTCAACTTGATTGAAGCTGAACTTAAAAATTGTGATAATGAGAATCAACATATTATTCTTAATAATCATTTGTTTAGCCTTTTATTAATTTGCGAAAATATATTTCGGCCAGATAGCTCTAATACTGTCGACATTTCACCGCGAAAAATTTTGATATCTAAGTTTAAGACCTTTGTTAATAGTAATGATCTTAACAAATCTTTATCTGTAAAGCAGATTGCATCTTATCTAAATGTAAACGTTCGGACTTTAGAAAAGGCATTTAAAGAATTAGAAGAAACGACCCCTTATGTTTGGATGAATAATAGACTGATTTTAGAAATCAAAAGATTACTAGTTTATAAAACTTTCTCATTTCTTTGA
- a CDS encoding NAD(P)H-dependent oxidoreductase: protein MDKTKTVLLINTHLTYPNRSEGKLNASLQEVAKDFFLSNGYEVLETKVEGGYNSEEEVAKHLQADIIILQTPINWFGAPWIYKKYTDELFEAGHAKREFLEGDGRTRQDSSKQYGSGGKLKGKKFLVSATWNAPGEAFGDENQNLMKGKTTDDLLLNITSNYAFCGADILPGFNSFDVVKNGTPKEDLENYKIYLASII, encoded by the coding sequence ATGGATAAAACCAAAACAGTTTTATTAATCAATACGCATTTAACTTACCCGAACAGATCTGAGGGTAAGTTAAATGCTTCTTTGCAAGAGGTAGCAAAAGATTTTTTTCTTTCCAACGGCTACGAAGTATTAGAGACTAAAGTAGAAGGCGGCTACAACTCCGAAGAAGAGGTTGCCAAGCATCTTCAGGCAGATATTATTATCCTTCAAACGCCTATCAACTGGTTCGGTGCTCCCTGGATTTACAAAAAGTATACAGATGAACTTTTTGAAGCAGGTCACGCCAAACGTGAGTTTCTGGAAGGCGACGGACGTACCCGACAGGATTCAAGTAAGCAATACGGTTCAGGCGGTAAATTAAAGGGCAAAAAATTCTTGGTATCCGCCACGTGGAATGCTCCCGGAGAAGCTTTCGGTGATGAAAATCAGAACCTGATGAAAGGTAAAACCACAGATGACCTCTTATTGAATATTACGAGTAATTATGCTTTTTGTGGAGCAGACATACTACCGGGATTTAACAGTTTTGATGTGGTGAAGAATGGCACTCCCAAAGAAGACTTGGAGAATTATAAGATCTATTTGGCAAGTATTATTTAA
- a CDS encoding SDR family oxidoreductase: MKTIFITGASTGLGNATAVLFQSKGWNVIATMRDISKGKELAKLENVTVLPLDVTNPVQIEETVSKTLELGTVDVVFNNAGYGLGGPLENLTDEEIVKLFDTNMLGTIRVTKAFIPHFKERKQGLFISTTSMAGLMPVPFNTIYNASKVAIEGWTEGMVPELGLFNIGIKTIAPGIIKSQFGENAIWAVAEEYKEGFGKSMAHFDFGSYFSTAEMIADIVYEAATDGKKQIRYIAGEDVNRHFAKYEEMGRQAYMDELADKIIK, translated from the coding sequence ATGAAAACAATATTTATTACAGGAGCATCCACCGGATTAGGAAATGCAACGGCAGTGTTATTCCAGTCAAAAGGTTGGAACGTCATCGCAACGATGCGTGATATAAGCAAAGGAAAAGAACTGGCAAAGCTGGAAAACGTAACGGTACTTCCATTGGATGTAACCAACCCGGTACAGATTGAAGAGACCGTTTCAAAAACATTAGAGCTGGGAACGGTAGATGTGGTATTCAACAATGCAGGTTACGGCTTGGGCGGTCCATTGGAAAACCTTACCGATGAAGAAATTGTAAAACTATTTGACACCAATATGCTGGGGACGATACGTGTTACCAAAGCATTTATTCCTCATTTCAAAGAGAGAAAACAAGGATTGTTTATATCGACCACTTCGATGGCCGGACTGATGCCAGTTCCTTTCAATACGATATACAATGCCTCCAAGGTGGCTATTGAAGGCTGGACAGAAGGAATGGTTCCGGAGCTTGGGCTGTTCAATATCGGGATAAAAACGATTGCTCCAGGCATCATCAAATCGCAGTTCGGCGAAAACGCTATATGGGCTGTGGCGGAAGAATACAAAGAAGGATTTGGAAAATCAATGGCACATTTTGATTTCGGAAGCTATTTTTCTACAGCTGAAATGATTGCAGATATTGTTTACGAAGCGGCTACCGATGGTAAAAAGCAGATTAGATACATTGCAGGCGAAGATGTAAACAGACATTTTGCCAAATATGAAGAAATGGGTCGCCAAGCTTATATGGATGAATTAGCAGATAAAATAATCAAGTAA
- a CDS encoding MBL fold metallo-hydrolase, translating to MNIKIKKIVKRMVWSIIGILLLLVVISVVVVNQPSFGKLPSGERLVRIKKSPNYRDGKFQNLSYTPLLVGDKSIIQAWLGAIFDEKSKELRPDINLPSIKTDLKKIAKEEDVLVWMGHSSLYIQTDGKKLLVDPVLVSASPFSFYNKAFKGADAYTPADMPEIDYLLITHDHWDHLDYETMKQIKDRVGKVICPLGVGTHLEYWGFAPEKILEVDWNDSLQMDTNIKLTSLPARHFSGRGLKANQSLWTAYMLQSSLGNVFICGDTGYDDHFFAIKKKFGTIDFAIMENGQYNEDWKYIHLMPDDLVKAIEVLQPKRVMTVHNSKYALGRHSWHEPLNKISEASEKYDFKMITPMIGEPVMFKDSTQTFKKWWK from the coding sequence ATGAACATAAAAATAAAGAAAATAGTAAAAAGAATGGTCTGGAGCATTATTGGAATACTGCTGTTGTTGGTTGTTATTAGCGTTGTTGTAGTCAACCAGCCCAGCTTTGGGAAACTTCCCAGTGGGGAGCGTTTGGTAAGAATAAAAAAATCACCTAATTACAGGGATGGTAAATTTCAGAATCTGAGCTATACACCTTTGTTGGTGGGTGATAAATCTATCATTCAGGCTTGGCTGGGAGCTATTTTCGACGAAAAATCTAAAGAACTTCGACCAGATATCAATCTTCCAAGTATAAAGACCGACCTTAAAAAAATTGCAAAGGAAGAGGATGTATTGGTCTGGATGGGGCACTCCTCTCTTTACATACAAACCGATGGCAAAAAATTGCTGGTCGATCCGGTACTGGTTTCAGCTTCACCTTTCTCATTTTACAACAAGGCTTTCAAAGGGGCTGATGCTTATACACCTGCTGATATGCCCGAGATAGATTATCTACTGATAACACACGATCATTGGGATCATCTGGACTATGAAACAATGAAGCAGATTAAAGACCGTGTCGGAAAAGTGATATGTCCGTTAGGGGTAGGTACTCACCTTGAATACTGGGGTTTTGCCCCTGAAAAGATTCTGGAAGTAGACTGGAATGACAGTCTGCAGATGGATACCAACATCAAACTAACTTCTTTGCCGGCAAGGCATTTTTCAGGACGTGGACTAAAAGCCAACCAGTCGTTATGGACAGCTTATATGCTTCAATCGTCTTTAGGCAACGTCTTTATCTGCGGGGATACGGGATACGATGACCATTTTTTCGCTATCAAGAAAAAGTTTGGAACCATTGATTTTGCCATCATGGAAAATGGGCAGTATAATGAAGACTGGAAATATATCCACTTGATGCCTGATGACTTGGTAAAAGCTATTGAGGTTCTTCAGCCCAAAAGGGTAATGACTGTCCACAATTCCAAATATGCACTGGGAAGACACTCCTGGCACGAGCCGTTGAATAAAATTTCAGAAGCATCTGAGAAGTATGATTTCAAAATGATTACTCCAATGATAGGAGAACCTGTGATGTTTAAGGATAGTACACAGACATTTAAAAAATGGTGGAAATAA
- a CDS encoding Na+/H+ antiporter: MIEYFTLFLILIVVIVLLIMLADKIKVAYPVLLVIAGLMISLIPDMPRVHIEPELIFIIFLPPLLYEAAFVISWKELWRWRRIVGSFAFVLVFLTAMSVAFVSNWFIPGFSLALGFLLGGIVSPPDAVSANAILKFVKLPKRMSSVIEGESLLNDASSLIIFRFALIAVATGQFVWQQAALSFGWMVVGGVAIGLLIGWLMMKAHKLLPTDANIDIVLTLVTPYAMYILAEEVHSSGVLSVVSGGLLMSARRNDFLSSSSRIQGAKVWKSLIFLLNGLVFLMIGLDLPEITDGLKQEGIGLPSAISYGLLITAVLIIGRFFASFGAVLVTKIVSNFIPVADKNPGLKAPLILGWSGMRGVVSLAAALSIPIEMGNGTPFPYRDLILFITFVVILATLVLQGLTLPWLIKKANIPDYGDHYKEEEAEMMLKRGMAEHSLHYLKTGYPQQLDSNRYLQQIATLWEYRNSTPQEDELSVETRNIYLEILEQQRIWLLNKNKTDDKMDEELIRKYLFAIDLEEEKLKYT, from the coding sequence ATGATAGAATATTTTACTTTATTTCTGATACTGATTGTAGTGATTGTATTGCTTATTATGCTGGCAGACAAGATAAAAGTTGCTTATCCCGTGCTGCTGGTCATCGCAGGATTGATGATAAGCCTGATACCAGATATGCCCCGGGTACACATTGAGCCTGAACTTATCTTCATTATCTTTTTGCCACCATTGTTATATGAAGCTGCATTTGTTATCTCGTGGAAAGAGCTTTGGCGCTGGAGACGGATTGTCGGCAGCTTTGCTTTTGTGCTGGTTTTTCTTACGGCGATGTCGGTAGCTTTTGTTTCCAATTGGTTTATTCCAGGGTTTTCATTGGCATTAGGCTTTCTGTTGGGTGGTATTGTATCCCCTCCTGATGCCGTCAGTGCAAATGCTATCCTGAAATTTGTAAAACTGCCAAAGCGGATGTCCTCTGTAATAGAGGGTGAAAGTCTGCTGAACGATGCTTCGTCACTTATCATATTTCGTTTTGCCCTGATTGCCGTAGCCACAGGACAGTTTGTTTGGCAGCAGGCCGCATTAAGTTTTGGGTGGATGGTCGTTGGCGGGGTTGCTATCGGTCTGCTGATTGGCTGGCTGATGATGAAAGCGCACAAGCTTCTGCCTACTGATGCCAACATTGATATTGTTCTTACGCTCGTAACTCCTTATGCGATGTATATACTTGCCGAAGAGGTTCATAGTTCGGGCGTACTTTCGGTAGTAAGCGGTGGTCTGCTGATGTCCGCACGAAGAAATGATTTTCTGAGCAGCTCTTCACGTATACAAGGCGCCAAGGTATGGAAAAGCCTTATTTTTCTACTGAACGGACTTGTATTCCTGATGATTGGACTGGATTTACCCGAAATCACTGATGGGTTGAAACAGGAAGGCATAGGACTTCCTTCAGCTATAAGCTATGGTCTGCTTATAACTGCCGTATTGATTATTGGTCGGTTTTTTGCCTCATTCGGTGCAGTATTGGTCACAAAAATAGTCAGCAATTTTATTCCGGTAGCAGACAAAAATCCGGGGTTAAAAGCCCCATTGATTTTAGGCTGGTCGGGAATGCGGGGTGTAGTTTCGCTTGCTGCTGCATTATCAATACCGATTGAAATGGGCAACGGTACTCCCTTTCCCTATAGAGATCTTATTCTCTTTATCACCTTTGTCGTGATATTGGCAACATTGGTCTTACAGGGACTCACGCTCCCGTGGCTGATTAAAAAGGCAAATATTCCCGACTATGGCGACCACTACAAAGAGGAAGAAGCAGAAATGATGCTGAAGAGAGGTATGGCTGAACATTCCTTACACTATTTAAAAACCGGATACCCGCAACAGCTTGATAGCAACAGATATTTACAGCAGATAGCCACACTGTGGGAATACAGGAACAGCACACCGCAGGAAGATGAATTGTCTGTCGAAACGAGGAATATCTATCTTGAAATTTTAGAGCAGCAAAGGATTTGGCTGTTGAATAAAAACAAGACAGATGACAAAATGGACGAAGAGCTCATCCGCAAATATTTATTCGCAATAGACTTAGAAGAAGAAAAGCTGAAATATACTTAA
- a CDS encoding GNAT family N-acetyltransferase produces the protein MNDIVIKKVNLNDLEQLQEIGRKTFSETFSSSNTEGNMKKYLEEGFSIEKLTNELDNENSRFYFALSETKVIGYLKVNFGASQTELKDKNALEIERIYVLKEFHGKNAGQILYEKAVDVARRIHSDYVWLGVWEENHRAIAFYQKNGFVAFDKHIFKLGEDEQTDIMMKLKLK, from the coding sequence ATGAATGATATCGTCATCAAAAAAGTCAACCTAAACGACCTTGAACAGCTTCAGGAAATAGGCAGGAAAACCTTTTCAGAAACGTTTTCTTCGAGCAATACCGAAGGAAATATGAAAAAATACTTAGAGGAAGGATTTTCTATCGAAAAGCTCACTAATGAACTTGATAATGAAAATTCCCGGTTCTATTTCGCACTATCTGAAACAAAAGTAATCGGTTATTTGAAAGTCAATTTCGGCGCATCACAAACCGAACTAAAAGACAAAAATGCGCTTGAAATAGAACGGATTTATGTTTTAAAAGAATTTCACGGCAAAAATGCCGGACAGATTTTATACGAAAAAGCGGTTGATGTAGCCAGACGGATACATTCAGATTATGTCTGGTTGGGTGTTTGGGAAGAAAACCACAGAGCAATCGCTTTTTACCAAAAGAATGGTTTTGTAGCATTTGACAAGCATATTTTCAAGCTGGGAGAAGATGAACAAACCGATATTATGATGAAATTAAAACTGAAATAA